A stretch of DNA from Paenarthrobacter aurescens TC1:
AGCAGTTCGCCGCGGCAATGTCTTCGGCCGAGGGCCAGGCCGTCGCAGCCGACGTGCCGAATTATGCCACTGGAGGTGCCGTCGTAATCGACTTCGCGGTTACCTCTGACGAGCATGCGGCTGCATGAGCTTCCACCCGAGGCGACAACTCCTCGACCCACGACTGAAATTAGGAGGTGCAGTGCATGTCCCCTGTGACTGATCCCCCAGCCACCGGTAAACGAGACCGTTCCGGCGTGCCGCCGATAGGCGGCCGCTACCAGTACGTGCTCTTAGCCGTAATGTCGGGAACATTCGGATTCGTGTTCTTCGACCGGATGATTCTCAACTCCCTCATCCCCTTCATAAAGCCCGAGCTCGGCCTCGACAACGTGGCGATCGGATACCTCGGGGGCATCCCCGCACTCACGTGGGCGCTCTCGGGTCTCCTCATGGGGTGGCTCTCCGACCGCGCCGACCGGCGCAAGCCATTCCTCATCGCGGCCGTCGTGCTGTTCACCGTCTTCTCGGTGCTTTCGGGCTTCGTGGGCGGCGTTGCGAGCCTCCTACTCCTGCGTGGCCTCATGGGTGCCGCCGAGGGTGGCACCATGCCGCTCATACAGCCGCTCATGTTCCACTCGACTGAGCCCAAGCGCCGAGGCCTATTTATCGGACTGATGCAGGGGTCAGCGCCAGGCCTGCTCGGCGGCGTGCTGAGCCCGCTGGTAGCCGTGTGGATAGCCAGCGAGTTCGGGTGGCGCACCGCCTTCTTCGCGACGATCATCCCCGGCCTCCTGCTCACAGTCGTGATCCTCCTGTTCGTCAAGGAGCTGCGCCTGAAGCAAGTCGCCGTAGCCACGGGCGCCTTTGATTCCTCAGACACGGCTCCAGCCATTGGCTCGCACGCCTTTGAACGCGTGCCCCTGGGCAAGATCCTCCGTGAGCGTAACGTCCTGGTATCGCTCGCAGTCGGGCTTTTCTTCCAGGCCTGGTTCGCGATCACAACGGTTTTCACGCCGACCTTCCTCACCGAGGTGCGCGGCTTTTCGCTCGGCGACATGGCCCTAATCATGTCGAGCATTGGGGTCGCTTGGATCCTGTGGGGCGCGGTCGTCGCGGCCGTGTCCGACCGCATAGGGCGGCGCGCGAGCATGATCGCGTTCGCGACTATTTCCGTCTTAGCCCCCATCGTCATCATGAACGTCAACGGCGTTTGGGTGATGTTTGGGCTCCTCATAGTCACATACACAGGACTAGGCTGCTTCACGCTCTTCATGACGGTGATCCCAGCCGAGAGTGTCCCGCCTGCCGCTGTCGGCACGGTCGTCGGCCTCGTGATGGGCTTCTCCGAGGTTACAGGCGGCTTCCTCATGCCGATTGTAGCGGGGTACATTGCCGAAGCGACCAACCTCATGGTCGTTATGATGCTTGCCTCGGGTGCCGCACTCGTTGCGGCAGTGCTGTCGTGCTTCTACCGCGAGACGGCGCCCGCGCGGGTTAGCCGGGAAGGTTCCGGCCGCGTCCACACAACTCCCGTTGAAAGCGCAATCGAGGCTACGCGCGTCGACTAGCGTCGTTCTGTAACGAGCTTTGCCGGCGAAGACATCATAAAATTACTCCGATCCCCCACTCCCGGAAGGACCACAAAGCGGAAACCGAGCCATTGCCTTATTGGAGACCCAAGGGACTCCAATAAGGCAATGGGACGGGTCCCTGGCGCGCAGCGCCAGGGACCCGTCCCTCCCCATCTGTCCGCTGGCCTCAGCCGGAACACCTAGAGTTTGAGCAAGCCGCGAACCCCATCCGGCAACTTCGGTGGGGGTGCCCCCTCGACGTCATGGATGAATACCCGGAAGCGGCGGTCTGGGGTAGAGGTCTCCCCGCGTGCAGGATCCGGTAGGCCCAGGTATGCGATGCGCGCTTCTCTGCGCCGAGGTGGTCGGCGGCGTGAAGGATCGTTTGAACCTGGGTAATTTCGGCGCCTGAGGCAAGGTGGTATGGGGTATCTGCGTGTGCTGGTGCAAGCCTCGTCTGAGGGCCTAAATTCCCGACCGTCCGGTCGCTGCTGTTGTTTTTCTATATTCGTAGTGGCTAAGAGACTGCCGGGCCCTTCAGCCGTTGATGACTTGGGGGACGCCGAGGGATTTGAGGCCCTCGACACCGAATTCCAGGCCGTAGCCGGATTGTTTGGCGCCGCCGAAGGGAACCCGGGGGTCGACGGCTCCGTGTTTGTTGATCCACACTGTGCCGGCCTGAATCCTTGCTGCAACTTCGCGGGCAGCCTTCAGGTCCGAAGACCAGACTGAGGCTCCCAAACCCACCTCAAGTCCGTTGGTCATGGCGACTGCCTCGTCCACTGTGCTGTAGCGAATGATCGGCAGGGCGGGCCCGAACTGTTCCTCCACAACCAAGGGATTGTCGTCGTCGATGTCGGCCACCAGTGTCGTGGGGTACACGGGTCCGGATTTCGTCCAGTTGGGGCAGACACCTCAACCTGACAAAAACTCCTTGGCGGACTGCAGAAGCCGTAGGAACTGATTTTCCGCTCCACCGTGAGGAAGTATGCTGCCGCCGCCCACAGCCCGGGACAATTCTCATAGGCTATCCACCGTTACTGCTGCCATGGAGCGACCTGTCGTAGGCAGCCTTGGGGCCGCAGGGCCATTTCGGTCCTGGAAAAGATTAGCCGCTAAAGCCGCACTGACTTCAGCTGTAGCGGACTTTTTCGCACCGTGAACCAAGCATGCTTATTGCGCGGCAGCGAAGACGGCGTCGGGTTCAGATTCCAGCTCTCCGGGTTTGCCTTCATGGTCGGCAGGGAGCCTTGCGCTTTTGACGGTGAGCAGGCGTGAGAGCCGGTGGGCTGTGGAGACTACGGCGCTGGTGAGCTCTGTTGGTGGGGTTCCGGCTACACGGTGGTTGGGGACTGTGACGGTGACGGACCCTCGAATGATGCCGTTGACGAAGAATGGTGCGGCGATGCCGTGGGCGTCAGGGACTCGTTCACTGTCAGTGGCAGCCCAGCCCTGGGAGCGGATAAGCTCAAGCTCTTGTTCTGAAACTCCGGCTTCTTTGCCTATCCTGGCGCTTAGGTGTTCGGGCAGGTGGGCGAGGATGGCTTTGCCCGCAGCTCCGGCGGTCAATGGAATTTTTTCGCCTTCTTCCAGGACGTACCGGACATTCCGGGCCCCGGCGATTGTTCGTCCGATGTGGGCAACTTCGGTGTCCGTGTCGTAGAGGGCCAGGGTGGTGGTTTCGCCCGTTTGTCCGCTGAGTCCGCGCAGATCCTCGTCCACCAGTTGCGGAAGGTCGTGGCCGGAGCCGAGCGAGGCCGACCAGCGCAGCAGCGTCGGGCCGGCCGTCCAGGCTCCGTTGTCCAGCGTGGTCATCAGCCCCACCTCGCGGGCTGATTCCGCAAGACGGCGGGTAGCAACCGACCGGGTTCCCCACAAACCCGAAAGGTCCTGCAGCGACAGCTCGGCCATCGGCTCGGAACAGAACGCCGTGATGATGGCCGTGATCCGTTGAATGAGTGCGGACGATTCGGCTTCAGGCAGGACCTGCCCCTTGTTCCTGCTGCCGGCGCGCTCGGTGAGGGACTCGAGTTCCCGGGCAGCTTGGCTGAGCAGCGCGGCGCCGGCTTCGATGTCTGATTCCTTGAATTCGTTCCGCGGCCGGGACAGCGACAGGGACCCGAACAGCCTGTCGTTGACGGTGAACGGCACGCCAATGCCGGCGGCGTCGGGAATGTGCTGGCCAATACTGACGACTGCGCCCACGGTGGAGTAGCTCTGCAGCGCATTCTCAATACGTGTCCTGCTGTCCATGGAGGCTTCGGTGTACTTCTTCAGTTCTTCGGGCAGTCCTGCCGTTCCGCGGCGGGTAAGGATAGCTAACCCAAGGGCACCGGCATGGGTTGGCAGGTTTGTACCTGGCGGAAGCGTGTACCGTACCGGCGCGTCAGGTTCCACGGAGGCCAGGACGAAGCACTGCTCCGGGTTGCCGGTTTCGACGGCCATCAGCGCTGTCGCCCCGGACGCCCGGCTCAAGCGCGCAAGAATCCTCGTCCCCTCGACAAAGAGCGGATGGCCTTCCTGCAAGGCTGCGGACAAAACCTTCAGCCGCGGTCCGATGATATAGGCGCCACTGACGTCCCTGGACACCAGGCGTTCCTCAACGAGCCGGCTGAGAATCCGGTTGACGGTGCTTCGGCTGGCATTCAATTCCTCGGCCAGCTCCCGCACGCCCCATCCGTAGCCTGTACGGCCGATAACAGCCTCAAGGACGGCAACGACCTCTTTAGAGCCGTCCCGCTGTGCCGACTGGTCCAGTTGCGCCATATTTGCAGTATCCCACGGCTTCCGCTGCCCTTCTCCATGAGTGGCCCTGCCCCAATGCGACCGCTTGACAGTGGCGTGGAACACAGGCATTCTTTAATCAATCCCCCAAGTGAGACAGTGTCCCACTTTTCTAAACCTAAGACAGAGAGGTCTTCGGATGACCATCCCCACACTGGCAGTCCCGGACGCCGCACGACGCACCAAAGCCAAGAAGGCCACCGGCGTAGCCGCCTTCGGCACCTTCATCGAGTACTACGACTTCAGCGTCTACGGCTACGTCGCCGCGACGCTCGCAATCGTCTTCTTCCCCGGCGACGATCCTGTCATCGGACTGCTGAACACCCTGTTGGTATTCGGCTCCGCGTTCATCGTTCGCCCGCTCGGTGCGGTCTTTTTCGGCCGCCTGGGCGACCGTAAAGGCCGCCGGACCAGCCTGATCGCGAGCATCACCTGCATGGGTATCGCCGCGACCCTGACCGGGCTCCTGCCGGGCTACGCGCAGATTGGCGTGCTCGCACCGATCCTGCTGGTGCTGCTGCGCATGCTGCAGGGCTTCTCCACCGGCGGGGAAATCGGCGGCGCAGCCGCGTACATCCACGAATGGGCTGCACCGAACCGCCGCTCCCTCTTCGTCTCGCTGATCCCGTCCGTCGCCCAGCTCGGCAAGGGCCTCGCCGCCGGCCTGGCCGCCCTGGCCGCGGCAATGATGCCCGCCGCCGATCTTGCAGCGTGGGGTTGGCGCATCCCGTTCCTCCTCGCCCTGCCCCTGGGCATCCTGTGCCTGGTCATGCGCCTGAAGGTCGAAGACAGCCCGGAGTTCCAGGCCATCAACAAAACCACTGAAGGTACCTCCAAGGCTCCGTTCAAGGAAGTCCTGACCAAATACCCCAAGGCACTGGCCAAGGTCACCTCCATCTCCCTCGTGCAGAACCTCGGAACCTACATCGGCACCGTGTTCGTCGCCGTCTACTTCAGCGAAGTCCTCGGCTTCACCAAGGGCGAATCCTCCACCATCGTTCTCCTCGCAGTCCTTTTCGCGGCACTCCTGATCCCCATGGCTGGCCAGCTCGGCAGCCGCATCGGCAGCAAAAAGGTCCTGCTCTGGTCCTACGTTGCCTACGTCGCCATCACGATCCCGTCCTTCGCGATGATGAACCAGGGCTCGTTCGTCTTGGCCCTCCTGGGACTGGGCATGGGCATCATCCCCTACGCCCTCTGCCAGGCCGGAACCTACGGGGCAATGCTTGAGTTCTACCCCACCCGCGTCCGCCACACCGGCGTCGCGTTCGGCCACAGCGTTGGAGCGGTCATCGGCGGTGGCGCCGGGCCCTACCTCGCCACCTGGCTTATTGACCTGACCGGCAACACCTTCGTGCCCGCCTTCATCCTCGTCGGCGCAGGCGCCCTCGGACTGCTGGTTGTCGGCCTCACCGTGCGGGCCAACTCCGACCCCTCCTCGCACCTCTACCGTTAGGCCCCGCACCGTGACCGAAATCTACATCTCCGACGTCATCCACGAGGACGTCCTGGCAGACATCCGCAAGAACGCCATCGTGCACGTCGGCTACGGCCCCGACAAGGTCAACTACCTCGACATCAGCGAGAACATTGACGGAGTCATCCTGCGGGCGGAAACCTTCACCCGCGAAATGATTGAAGCCTCCCCCCGCCTGAAGATCATTGCCCGGCACGGGGTCGGCACCGACAACGTCGACATCCCGGCAGCATCAGAGCATAGTGTCTGGGTCACCAGCACCCCGGGCTCGAACAGCAACGCCGTCGCCGAACACGTCTTCTCCCTCCTGCTCTCCCTGACCCGCCGAATCATCCCGGCCGCGAACCGTGTCCTGGCCGGCACCTGGGCCGAGGGCCGCGGCGACCTGGTCGGTTTCGAACTCTCCGGCCGCACACTCGGGATCGTGGGCTTCGGAGCCATCGGCAAACGCGTCGCCACCATTGCTAATGGCTTCGGGATGCGGGTCCTAGCCTCCGACCCCATCGCCACGGCAGCCGATGCCGAAGCCGCGGGCGCCGTCCTGGTCGAACTTGACACCCTGTATGACGGGGCGGACATCATCACCCTGCACGCCCCGCTGCTGTCCGGCACCCGCCACATGATCTCCCCCCGCGAACTGGCCATGATGAAACCCAGCGCCATCATCATCAACACCTCCCGCGGCGGCCTGATCGATGAGGACGCACTGGTCACGGCCCTTACCAACGGCACCCTCGCCGGCGCGGCCCTTGACGTCCTCGAAGCCGAAAGCATCGACATGAAGGACCCGCTCACCCACAACAGCGTGCCGCTGCACGAAGTACCCAACCTGCTCGTCACCCCCCACATCGCAGGCCAGACCCAGGAAGCATTCCAGGAAGCCGGCACCCGCTCGTGGTCAGAAGTACGCGCCGTCCTGGCGGGAACAACTCCGGCGTTCCCGGTCAACGCCAACGACCTCCGTAAAGTCCCCGCCTGACCGGCCCACAGAATCCAAGGAACCCACGTGTACATCAACGCCTCCGCCGAAAACATCA
This window harbors:
- a CDS encoding aldehyde dehydrogenase domain protein, whose translation is MYPTTLVADIDDDNPLVVEEQFGPALPIIRYSTVDEAVAMTNGLEVGLGASVWSSDLKAAREVAARIQAGTVWINKHGAVDPRVPFGGAKQSGYGLEFGVEGLKSLGVPQVING
- a CDS encoding putative transcriptional regulator, IclR family (identified by match to protein family HMM PF01614) produces the protein MPVFHATVKRSHWGRATHGEGQRKPWDTANMAQLDQSAQRDGSKEVVAVLEAVIGRTGYGWGVRELAEELNASRSTVNRILSRLVEERLVSRDVSGAYIIGPRLKVLSAALQEGHPLFVEGTRILARLSRASGATALMAVETGNPEQCFVLASVEPDAPVRYTLPPGTNLPTHAGALGLAILTRRGTAGLPEELKKYTEASMDSRTRIENALQSYSTVGAVVSIGQHIPDAAGIGVPFTVNDRLFGSLSLSRPRNEFKESDIEAGAALLSQAARELESLTERAGSRNKGQVLPEAESSALIQRITAIITAFCSEPMAELSLQDLSGLWGTRSVATRRLAESAREVGLMTTLDNGAWTAGPTLLRWSASLGSGHDLPQLVDEDLRGLSGQTGETTTLALYDTDTEVAHIGRTIAGARNVRYVLEEGEKIPLTAGAAGKAILAHLPEHLSARIGKEAGVSEQELELIRSQGWAATDSERVPDAHGIAAPFFVNGIIRGSVTVTVPNHRVAGTPPTELTSAVVSTAHRLSRLLTVKSARLPADHEGKPGELESEPDAVFAAAQ
- the proP gene encoding proline-betaine transporter (identified by match to protein family HMM PF00083; match to protein family HMM PF07690) — encoded protein: MTIPTLAVPDAARRTKAKKATGVAAFGTFIEYYDFSVYGYVAATLAIVFFPGDDPVIGLLNTLLVFGSAFIVRPLGAVFFGRLGDRKGRRTSLIASITCMGIAATLTGLLPGYAQIGVLAPILLVLLRMLQGFSTGGEIGGAAAYIHEWAAPNRRSLFVSLIPSVAQLGKGLAAGLAALAAAMMPAADLAAWGWRIPFLLALPLGILCLVMRLKVEDSPEFQAINKTTEGTSKAPFKEVLTKYPKALAKVTSISLVQNLGTYIGTVFVAVYFSEVLGFTKGESSTIVLLAVLFAALLIPMAGQLGSRIGSKKVLLWSYVAYVAITIPSFAMMNQGSFVLALLGLGMGIIPYALCQAGTYGAMLEFYPTRVRHTGVAFGHSVGAVIGGGAGPYLATWLIDLTGNTFVPAFILVGAGALGLLVVGLTVRANSDPSSHLYR
- a CDS encoding D-isomer specific 2-hydroxyacid dehydrogenase family protein (identified by match to protein family HMM PF00389; match to protein family HMM PF02826) produces the protein MTEIYISDVIHEDVLADIRKNAIVHVGYGPDKVNYLDISENIDGVILRAETFTREMIEASPRLKIIARHGVGTDNVDIPAASEHSVWVTSTPGSNSNAVAEHVFSLLLSLTRRIIPAANRVLAGTWAEGRGDLVGFELSGRTLGIVGFGAIGKRVATIANGFGMRVLASDPIATAADAEAAGAVLVELDTLYDGADIITLHAPLLSGTRHMISPRELAMMKPSAIIINTSRGGLIDEDALVTALTNGTLAGAALDVLEAESIDMKDPLTHNSVPLHEVPNLLVTPHIAGQTQEAFQEAGTRSWSEVRAVLAGTTPAFPVNANDLRKVPA